From the genome of Nitrospira lenta, one region includes:
- the era gene encoding GTPase Era, with protein sequence MKFGTVAIIGRSNVGKSTLLNRLLGEKIAIVSNKPQTTRTRILGVAHVPGAQIAFLDTPGLHKPDHLLNRRMVRTTVEALDDADLLYVLMESLHLPGPGDLAAITHVKTAMVKHPRPVILVVTKVDAVNKIKLLPVLEAYGRLFPWTEVVPVSAEDGDNIDRLLEVTVAHLPEGEGVYNEDMLTDQSMRTLAAELIREKILAATEQEVPYSVAVEIEEFVEESKITRIRATILVERNTQKGIVIGKHGERLKLISTQARQDMERVFDMKVFLEVWVKVREDWREDERTLMELGY encoded by the coding sequence ATGAAATTCGGGACGGTAGCGATCATCGGCCGCTCCAATGTGGGGAAGTCCACATTGTTGAACCGATTGCTCGGAGAGAAAATCGCGATTGTATCGAATAAGCCGCAGACGACTCGGACGCGCATTCTCGGTGTGGCGCATGTGCCGGGCGCGCAGATTGCGTTTTTGGATACGCCGGGGTTGCACAAGCCGGATCACTTGCTGAACCGGCGGATGGTGCGGACGACGGTGGAAGCGCTGGATGATGCCGATCTGCTCTATGTGCTGATGGAGTCCCTACATTTGCCAGGGCCCGGCGATTTGGCCGCGATCACCCATGTGAAAACGGCGATGGTGAAACACCCTCGGCCGGTCATTCTGGTGGTGACGAAGGTCGATGCGGTGAACAAGATCAAGTTGCTGCCGGTGCTGGAGGCCTACGGAAGACTGTTTCCCTGGACCGAGGTTGTACCGGTGTCTGCGGAGGACGGGGACAACATCGATCGTCTGCTTGAGGTGACCGTCGCCCATTTGCCCGAGGGCGAAGGGGTGTATAACGAGGATATGCTCACAGACCAGTCCATGCGTACGCTGGCGGCCGAATTGATTCGAGAGAAAATTCTCGCGGCGACGGAGCAGGAAGTGCCCTATTCCGTGGCGGTTGAAATCGAAGAGTTTGTCGAAGAAAGTAAGATCACGCGGATCCGGGCCACGATTCTCGTCGAGCGGAACACTCAGAAGGGGATCGTCATCGGCAAGCATGGCGAACGGTTGAAACTGATCAGCACGCAGGCGCGGCAGGATATGGAGCGCGTGTTCGACATGAAAGTGTTTCTAGAGGTGTGGGTCAAGGTTCGGGAAGACTGGCGCGAAGACGAACGTACGCTCATGGAGCTCGGCTACTAG
- a CDS encoding FtsB family cell division protein, which yields MIIKQNRGRVWLDWQRRMGTVAQVAGAGACVWLLIAFCFGNMGLPRYLAMREQVAQLDRDLLALRRDNGGLRGEITRLQHDPAKIEQLARERLGYVRKGETVYQLSPDPVKDRSLQEAP from the coding sequence ATGATCATTAAGCAAAATCGTGGGCGGGTGTGGCTGGATTGGCAGCGCCGCATGGGCACTGTGGCCCAGGTGGCTGGTGCCGGGGCCTGCGTCTGGCTCTTGATCGCCTTTTGCTTTGGCAACATGGGGCTGCCTCGGTATCTGGCGATGCGTGAGCAGGTCGCTCAACTTGACCGAGATCTGCTCGCGTTGCGACGGGACAACGGCGGGTTGCGCGGAGAAATTACCCGGTTGCAACATGATCCTGCCAAGATCGAACAATTAGCTCGCGAACGATTGGGGTATGTGCGCAAGGGGGAAACGGTGTATCAGTTGTCTCCCGACCCGGTGAAGGATCGATCGCTTCAGGAGGCCCCATGA
- a CDS encoding gamma-butyrobetaine hydroxylase-like domain-containing protein encodes MAAALVPIDMQWLEKGVLGIEWSDGHKGIYPVRVLRLHCPCAACVDEWTGVRRLKPDDVPMFMMAQDIQPVGRYALQFSWSDGHDSGIYSYGLLRQLCQCDVCVPVKPIEQKSRRLL; translated from the coding sequence ATGGCTGCGGCATTGGTTCCTATCGACATGCAATGGCTAGAAAAAGGCGTCTTGGGCATCGAGTGGAGTGACGGCCACAAGGGGATCTATCCCGTTCGTGTGCTGAGACTGCATTGTCCTTGCGCCGCCTGCGTCGATGAGTGGACCGGTGTGCGCCGATTGAAGCCCGATGATGTGCCGATGTTTATGATGGCGCAGGACATTCAACCGGTTGGGCGATATGCGCTGCAATTTTCCTGGAGTGATGGGCATGACAGTGGCATTTATTCCTATGGGCTTCTGCGGCAGTTGTGCCAATGTGATGTCTGTGTGCCGGTGAAGCCGATTGAACAGAAGAGTCGGCGGCTGTTGTGA
- the mgtE gene encoding magnesium transporter, translating into MLPTEQPVDPQSPDARLRTSERDVLRDALRDQSERGQTKSDIILLSVQRLLRRGAITNLSKMLGRMHPADAARVITHLSSPKEKREVFELVRGEAKRGQVLSELNGDSIQQVLADLLHSDIAWLLKDLGPDDVAYILGFLPEERGKDILALMKTEDSTEVADILKYPKDTAGGIMTTEFFSLPEDATAQEAIRRLQQATDAEMVFYIYVTDKDEHLVGVLSLRQLLTVPPATPLKNIMMRDVMSVAVDMDQEEVARQVASYNLLAIPVVEKDGKLAGIITVDDVVDVIREEATEDMLKMAGAIEEDSVSKSSSFGAAKLRLPWLFTNLVGSLLSGAILWYFRMTLQEVVAIVSFIPVIAAMGGNVGLQSSTLIIRGLATGVVELSDVRTVFFREVKVGLLMGLACGVMLTLVGWAWHQAFLGMVVGTSLVIAFLVSTSMATIMPVVLKRMGVDPAVAAGPFVTTANDITGITIYLSLATLFLDHLR; encoded by the coding sequence ATGCTGCCTACTGAACAACCAGTCGATCCGCAATCGCCCGACGCCCGCCTTCGGACGTCCGAACGGGACGTGTTGCGGGATGCGCTTCGGGATCAGTCGGAGCGGGGGCAGACGAAGTCGGATATCATTTTGCTTTCCGTGCAGCGTCTGCTGCGACGCGGGGCGATCACGAATCTGTCGAAGATGCTCGGCCGGATGCATCCAGCCGATGCCGCCAGAGTCATCACGCACCTGAGTTCCCCCAAAGAGAAGCGCGAGGTGTTTGAGCTGGTTCGAGGCGAAGCCAAGCGTGGGCAGGTCTTGAGCGAGCTGAACGGCGATAGTATTCAGCAAGTCTTGGCCGACCTGCTGCACTCCGATATCGCCTGGCTCTTGAAAGATCTGGGGCCCGACGACGTCGCCTATATTCTGGGGTTCCTCCCCGAAGAGCGGGGCAAAGACATTCTGGCCCTGATGAAGACGGAGGACTCGACGGAAGTCGCCGATATTCTCAAGTATCCCAAGGATACGGCCGGCGGCATCATGACCACGGAGTTCTTTTCGCTGCCGGAAGATGCGACGGCGCAAGAGGCTATTCGACGGTTGCAGCAAGCCACCGATGCCGAAATGGTGTTTTATATTTATGTGACCGACAAGGATGAACACCTGGTCGGAGTCCTCTCGCTGCGCCAGCTCTTGACGGTTCCCCCGGCTACGCCGCTGAAGAACATCATGATGCGCGACGTGATGAGCGTCGCGGTCGATATGGACCAGGAGGAAGTGGCGCGCCAGGTGGCCAGCTATAACTTATTGGCGATCCCTGTGGTGGAGAAAGACGGGAAACTCGCGGGGATCATCACGGTCGATGACGTGGTGGACGTCATCCGTGAAGAGGCTACGGAAGATATGTTGAAAATGGCCGGCGCGATCGAGGAGGACTCGGTCTCAAAGTCGTCCAGTTTTGGTGCGGCGAAGTTGCGGCTGCCGTGGCTGTTTACCAATTTGGTCGGCAGCCTCTTGTCCGGTGCGATCCTCTGGTACTTCCGGATGACGCTGCAAGAGGTGGTGGCGATCGTCAGCTTTATCCCGGTCATTGCGGCGATGGGCGGCAATGTGGGATTGCAGTCGTCCACACTAATCATTCGCGGACTGGCCACAGGGGTGGTCGAATTGTCGGACGTGCGCACGGTATTTTTTCGTGAGGTCAAGGTCGGGCTGTTGATGGGCCTGGCCTGCGGTGTGATGCTGACCTTGGTCGGATGGGCCTGGCATCAGGCCTTTTTGGGCATGGTGGTCGGGACGTCGCTGGTCATCGCATTCCTAGTCTCGACGAGTATGGCGACGATCATGCCGGTCGTGTTGAAACGTATGGGTGTTGATCCTGCCGTGGCGGCCGGTCCCTTTGTGACGACGGCCAACGATATTACGGGCATCACGATCTATCTCTCATTGGCCACGCTATTCTTAGACCATCTACGGTGA
- the recO gene encoding DNA repair protein RecO yields MPLVKTSAIILKSRRWGEADRIVTFYSKEFGKIRGVARGARRFKSHFGATLEPFTRCHLDLFEKPGDSLYRISHVDLVESFQPLREELVLMACAARMVNVVGAVTPDGDPDARLFETLGQGLRSLKGSRDPVLMALLFQIRLLGLTGFRPQTDYCATCGKAGVTGDPQFSPLAGGFVCLPCATRQLVRCVVMSRGSLSFLQQAIRMNPELVTRLTATGQVRAEVEQAIEGYVTVVAGRRLPPVDFLASMFSV; encoded by the coding sequence ATGCCGCTCGTAAAAACCTCTGCGATTATCCTCAAAAGCCGTCGGTGGGGTGAAGCCGACCGGATTGTGACTTTCTACTCGAAGGAGTTTGGGAAAATCCGTGGTGTGGCGCGCGGCGCCCGGCGATTTAAGAGCCACTTTGGCGCCACGCTTGAGCCCTTTACCCGTTGTCATCTGGATCTATTCGAGAAGCCGGGTGATTCGCTCTATCGGATTTCGCATGTTGATCTAGTCGAATCTTTTCAGCCGCTACGGGAAGAGTTGGTGTTGATGGCTTGTGCGGCCAGGATGGTCAATGTGGTGGGAGCGGTCACGCCGGACGGCGATCCGGATGCCAGACTTTTCGAAACCTTAGGTCAGGGGTTAAGATCACTGAAGGGGAGCCGAGATCCGGTCTTGATGGCGTTGCTGTTTCAGATTCGCTTGCTGGGGCTGACGGGATTTCGTCCGCAGACGGATTATTGTGCAACTTGTGGAAAGGCCGGTGTGACGGGGGATCCGCAGTTTTCCCCGCTGGCCGGAGGGTTTGTCTGCCTTCCTTGTGCGACGCGACAGTTGGTCCGGTGTGTGGTGATGTCTCGCGGGAGCCTATCGTTTCTGCAGCAGGCCATTCGGATGAATCCGGAGCTGGTCACACGGCTGACGGCAACCGGCCAAGTGCGAGCTGAAGTCGAGCAGGCAATTGAGGGCTATGTGACGGTTGTCGCCGGTCGCCGGTTGCCGCCAGTTGATTTCTTGGCGTCGATGTTTTCTGTCTGA
- the eno gene encoding phosphopyruvate hydratase, which yields MSAIREIKGRQIVDSRGNPTVEAEVMLESGAIGRAAVPSGASTGEKEAIELRDGDKKRWMGKGVSKAVANITKVIAPELLGCEALDQANIDHAMIALDGTKTKGKLGANAILGVSLAVAKAAANETGQPLYRYLGGTNARVLPVPLMNIINGGAHADNRLDLQEFMIMPVGAKTFSDALRMATEVFHTLKALLKKKGLNTAVGDEGGFAPDLQSNEEALSLISQAIEDAGYKTGRDIALALDCAASELYHKGRYILEAEKNPERSSEEMVSYYGKLLDRYPILSIEDGLSELDWKGWKMLTEKLGKRVQLVGDDIFVTNVEIFAKGIKEGIGNSILIKLNQIGTLTETLDAIELAKRSGYTAIISHRSGETEDTTIADVAVAMNTGLIKTGSLSRTDRIAKYNQLLRIEEELGSAAVYLGRDAVPGRV from the coding sequence ATGAGCGCGATCAGAGAGATTAAGGGCAGGCAGATTGTCGATTCCCGTGGCAACCCCACGGTGGAAGCGGAAGTGATGCTGGAGAGCGGCGCGATCGGACGGGCAGCGGTGCCGTCGGGCGCCTCCACCGGCGAGAAGGAAGCGATCGAGCTGCGGGATGGTGATAAGAAGCGTTGGATGGGCAAGGGAGTCTCCAAGGCGGTGGCCAATATCACGAAAGTGATCGCGCCGGAACTGCTCGGCTGTGAGGCGCTTGATCAGGCCAACATCGACCACGCCATGATCGCGCTGGATGGGACAAAGACCAAAGGCAAGCTGGGGGCTAATGCGATTCTCGGTGTCTCGCTGGCTGTGGCGAAGGCGGCGGCGAATGAAACCGGGCAGCCGCTCTATCGCTATCTCGGCGGCACGAATGCGCGGGTTTTGCCGGTGCCATTGATGAATATCATTAACGGCGGTGCGCATGCCGACAACCGGCTAGACCTCCAAGAGTTTATGATTATGCCGGTGGGAGCCAAGACGTTCAGTGACGCGCTCCGCATGGCGACGGAAGTGTTTCACACGCTCAAAGCCCTGTTGAAGAAGAAGGGGCTCAATACGGCGGTCGGCGATGAAGGTGGATTTGCGCCGGATCTGCAATCGAATGAAGAGGCGCTCAGTCTTATTTCGCAAGCGATTGAAGATGCCGGCTACAAAACCGGCCGGGATATCGCGTTGGCGTTGGATTGCGCGGCGAGCGAACTCTATCACAAGGGCCGCTACATTCTTGAGGCAGAAAAGAACCCGGAGCGGTCGTCTGAAGAGATGGTGTCCTATTACGGCAAGTTGCTGGACCGGTATCCGATTCTCTCGATTGAAGACGGGTTGAGCGAGTTGGATTGGAAGGGCTGGAAGATGCTCACGGAGAAGCTGGGCAAGCGGGTCCAGCTGGTCGGCGATGATATTTTCGTGACCAACGTGGAAATCTTTGCCAAAGGAATCAAAGAAGGCATCGGCAACTCGATTCTGATCAAGTTGAATCAGATCGGGACGTTGACCGAGACGCTGGATGCGATTGAGTTGGCAAAACGGTCCGGCTATACGGCGATCATTTCGCACCGATCCGGTGAAACCGAAGATACAACGATTGCGGATGTGGCGGTGGCGATGAACACGGGCTTGATCAAGACCGGCTCGTTGTCGCGGACCGACCGGATTGCAAAATACAACCAGCTGTTGCGCATCGAGGAAGAGCTGGGAAGCGCAGCGGTGTATCTCGGCCGGGATGCAGTACCCGGTCGCGTGTAA